The region TAGACTTAGCGATTAAAGAACAGCGTATTAAACGTGGTGATCTATTATTACTAGAATCTTTTGGTGGTGGGATGACCTGGGGTGCAATGGTTGTTCGCTATTAATAGATCTCTTTTAAAATGGGTCATTAAGACCAGTTTGAAAAGAAGTCTATTATAAAGTGGGTTAGATAAATTAATTTTTAAATCCCTTAAAACAGAGTAAAGATTGGTGAGGGATACCAATTAAAATTGAGGCTTTATATGTCAAAACTAGCATTTATATTTCCTGGCCAAGGTTCGCAATCTATAGGAATGTTAGCAGAGTTAGCTGAAAGTTACTCAATCATTCAAAAAACTTTTAGTATCGCTTCTCAAGCAGTGGGTTATGATGTTTGGCAGCTCATTCAACAAGGCCCTGAAGAAAGATTAAATCAGACCGAAATTACTCAAGTTGCTATGTTAACTGCAGATGTTGCTATCTTTAATTTATTATCTAGTTTAGAGATAAAGCAACCTACATGGATGGCCGGCCATAGTTTAGGTGAATATGCAGCTTTAGTCTGCGCTGACGCTCTTAACTTAGAGCAGGCTGTAAAATTAGTGGCAAAACGTGGTCAACTAATGCAAGAAACTGTCCCTCTTGGCCGAGGTGTTATGGCAGCTGTAGTTGGCTTGACTGATGAGCAAGTGAATCAAATTTGTGCAGACGTTAGTACGGACAAAGAGCAGGTTTCTGTAGCAAATTATAACTCTATAGGACAAGTTGTTATTGCGGGCCATCGTGCGGCCGTAGAGGAAGCTATTATTAAAGCAGATAGTCAAGGAGCAAGAATGGCTAAAATACTAGCTGTGAGTGTTCCTTGCCATTGCTCACTATTAAAAGATGCTGCTCAGGCATTCGAAGTATACTTAAATGAAGTATCTTTTAAATCGCCAAGCATAAATGTAATTAGTAATGTTGATTTAAGTGTTTATAAAACACCTTCACAAATTCGTTCTTTGTTAAAAGAGCAGTTATTTAAACCTGTAAGATGGGTTGAAATAATTCAACTTTTGAAAAGAGAAGGGGTGAGTCAATTTGTTGAATGCGGCCCAGGTAAAGTACTCTCAGGTTTAATTAAGCGTATTGATCGCGACTTAGTTGCATTTAATACTCTAGATAAAAATTCAATTGATTATGCTGTATCGCAAATTGAAGCTTACAAGGTCAATTAGTGATAAATGATTTATAAAACTTAATTTTTTAAGTTTAAATATACTTTGTATAGTAGGGGTTTATATGATTAGCCTAGAAGGAAAAATAGCTTTAGTAACAGGCGCTAGTCGAGGAATTGGAAAGGCTATTGCTCAAACGTTGGCGCAAAGAGGTGCCTATGTAGTAGGCAGTGCAACTACTCAAGAATCTGCGCTTACTATTAGTAAACATTTTAATGAAAGTAATTTAGCAGGTGAAGGGGTCACTCTTGATGTTACCAGCGCTGAGAGTGTAGAAAGCCTTATGGCGCAGCTTTCTGATGAGAAAAAAATTCCATCTATACTTATAAATAATGCTGGTATTACTGCTGATAATTTATTATTGCGTATGGATGATAATGAGTGGTATCGCGTCATTGAAACTAATTTGAATTCCATTTTTCGCATGAGTAAAGCTTGTGTTAAATCTATGTTTAGAGCAAGATGGGGCCGAATTATTACGATTGGCTCTGTAGTTGGTTCTAGCGGCAACTCAGGGCAAGCAAATTACACAGCTGCCAAAGCAGGCGTAATAGGCTTTTCAAAATCTTTAGCCCAAGAATTAGCAAGCCGCGGTGTTACTGTTAATGTTGTAGCCCCTGGGTTTATTGAGACTGATATGACTGATGCTCTACCGGATTTGGTAAAAGAAGAAATGCTTAAACGCATTCCGATGAAACGCTTTGGGCAAGTAAATGACATTGCTGAAGTTG is a window of Legionella busanensis DNA encoding:
- the fabD gene encoding ACP S-malonyltransferase, with amino-acid sequence MSKLAFIFPGQGSQSIGMLAELAESYSIIQKTFSIASQAVGYDVWQLIQQGPEERLNQTEITQVAMLTADVAIFNLLSSLEIKQPTWMAGHSLGEYAALVCADALNLEQAVKLVAKRGQLMQETVPLGRGVMAAVVGLTDEQVNQICADVSTDKEQVSVANYNSIGQVVIAGHRAAVEEAIIKADSQGARMAKILAVSVPCHCSLLKDAAQAFEVYLNEVSFKSPSINVISNVDLSVYKTPSQIRSLLKEQLFKPVRWVEIIQLLKREGVSQFVECGPGKVLSGLIKRIDRDLVAFNTLDKNSIDYAVSQIEAYKVN
- the fabG gene encoding 3-oxoacyl-ACP reductase FabG, yielding MISLEGKIALVTGASRGIGKAIAQTLAQRGAYVVGSATTQESALTISKHFNESNLAGEGVTLDVTSAESVESLMAQLSDEKKIPSILINNAGITADNLLLRMDDNEWYRVIETNLNSIFRMSKACVKSMFRARWGRIITIGSVVGSSGNSGQANYTAAKAGVIGFSKSLAQELASRGVTVNVVAPGFIETDMTDALPDLVKEEMLKRIPMKRFGQVNDIAEVVAFLASDSANYITGETIHVNGGLYMD